TATCTGTTATCCGTGGTGATGAAAAACAGAAAGGTTACGGAGGTGTACAGGTGAAGCAGTATACAAGGAGCGTTCTCTTTGAGGGGTTGACTCATGAATTCCGTGTATGGGCAAGCCATGGAGATGTTGTTGCTCGAGTTCCGGCAGGCTTTACGATTACTGCGCTATCAGAGCAAGGTACCTCACAAGTTATTGAAGGGATGCAAAGTGAGACGAACAAGATTTTCGGCGTACAATTCCATCCGGAAGTTATCCAGACGGAAGACAATAATCACATTCTGAAAAATTTTGTTGAGCTTGCGGGATGTCATATCGATTGGAAACCTGATCAGACGATTGAATTCATACAGAGTGAGGCATTGGAAGCGATCGGCGAGGGTAAGGCCCTTCTCGGTGTCAGTGGCGGTGTCGATTCGATGACACTTGCAAGGATTTTATCGCCAAAATTAAAAAACAGGCTCTTTGCCTGTATTATTGACCATGGCGGTATGAGGAAGCATGAAGTGGCTGATGTTTGTGAAGTTGCAAAAATAGCTGGGATTGATCTTCGTGTCATTGATGCGAGCGACTATTTTCTCGAAACGATTGGGGACGCAGTAGATCCTGAAGAAAAGAGGAAAAGATTTCAGAAGGCATATGCAAAAACATTTGAGAAAATCATTGTCGAAGAGAAGATTACGCATATGATACAGGGGACGCTCGCAACAGACCTTATTGAGTCAGCGCATGCAGGCAAATCCTCGCATATTAAGACTCATCACAATGTCGGACTCGCGTTCTCAATACCTGAGATCATGCCGTTTCGCAATCTGTTCAAGTATGAAGTACGTGCTATTGCTCACACGCTCGGACTAGATAAAGCGATCGCAGAACGCAAACCGTTTCCAGGACCTGGTGAGTATTTGCGAATTCTTGGAATTCCAGTGACGAAAAAGTTACTCGAAGTTGTCAGTTGGGCGGATGATGCTATTACTGAAATTCTTAAGACAGAGAATTGCTATGATGATATCTCACAACTAGTCATCGCCTTAAATGGGGTAGAGACAGTAGGGATAAAAGGTAGTGCAAGATCTCTTTCGTATGCTATTGTTGTGCGGCCGGTCAAAAGTTCTGACTATATGACAACAAAGGCGTTCTACATTCCTGAAAGTGTTATGGAGCTCGTTACGAATGAAGTGACGAAGCACGAGCTCATCAACAGAGTGTGGTGGGATTATACACCTAAGCCACCAGCAACAACTGAATTTCAATAAATTAACAAAACTGCAGCCGTTGGTTGCAGTTTTTTTTGTCTATTATCTTCATGAATAATTCATGAGGGCGTATTACAATAGAGATATGAAAGTATTGGTTGTCGAAGATAATAAAAAACTTGCCGATGTGATGAAGCGCGGCCTTGAGCAGGAAGGCTTTGCTGTTGATACGCTCGGCGAGGGAATAGCAGCTGAG
The Candidatus Nomurabacteria bacterium genome window above contains:
- the guaA gene encoding glutamine-hydrolyzing GMP synthase, which translates into the protein MKKTQILIVDFGCQYTLVIRRTLSELGYQSYVISPEKVSEYLEEHSPKAVILSGSNASVYDENAPTIPRDLLEGNYFVLGICYGMQLISYLLDTLSVIRGDEKQKGYGGVQVKQYTRSVLFEGLTHEFRVWASHGDVVARVPAGFTITALSEQGTSQVIEGMQSETNKIFGVQFHPEVIQTEDNNHILKNFVELAGCHIDWKPDQTIEFIQSEALEAIGEGKALLGVSGGVDSMTLARILSPKLKNRLFACIIDHGGMRKHEVADVCEVAKIAGIDLRVIDASDYFLETIGDAVDPEEKRKRFQKAYAKTFEKIIVEEKITHMIQGTLATDLIESAHAGKSSHIKTHHNVGLAFSIPEIMPFRNLFKYEVRAIAHTLGLDKAIAERKPFPGPGEYLRILGIPVTKKLLEVVSWADDAITEILKTENCYDDISQLVIALNGVETVGIKGSARSLSYAIVVRPVKSSDYMTTKAFYIPESVMELVTNEVTKHELINRVWWDYTPKPPATTEFQ